In Lacerta agilis isolate rLacAgi1 chromosome 8, rLacAgi1.pri, whole genome shotgun sequence, one genomic interval encodes:
- the TRAPPC2L gene encoding trafficking protein particle complex subunit 2-like protein isoform X2 — translation MANYPLYIKSIPTENELKFHYTVHTSLDVVDEKISAMGKALVDQRELYLGLLYPTEDYKVYGYVTNSKVKFVMVVDSSNTALRDNEIRSMFRKLHNSFTDVMCNPFYNPGDQIQSRAFDNMVTSMMVQVC, via the exons ATGGCG aACTATCCACTGTACATCAAGAGCATTCCGACAGAAAATGAACTGAAGTTCCACTACACAGTCCACACGTCTCTTGATGTTGTGGATGAGAAAATCTCTGCTATGGGAAAAGCTCTTGTGGACCAGAGAGAGCTCTACCTGGGGTTGCTCTACCCAACTGAAGACTACAAAGT ATATGGCTACGTGACCAATTCCAAGGTGAAGTTTGTGATGGTGGTGGATTCTTCCAACACGGCACTCAGGGACAACGAAATCCGCAGT ATGTTCAGGAAGCTGCATAATTCCTTCACAGATGTCATGTGCAACCCCTTTTATAATCCCGGGGACCAGATCCAATCCAG GGCCTTTGACAACATGGTGACGTCCATGATGGTGCAAGTTTGTTGA
- the TRAPPC2L gene encoding trafficking protein particle complex subunit 2-like protein isoform X1, producing MLLRKRGRVEANPPVPKMAVCIAVIAKENYPLYIKSIPTENELKFHYTVHTSLDVVDEKISAMGKALVDQRELYLGLLYPTEDYKVYGYVTNSKVKFVMVVDSSNTALRDNEIRSMFRKLHNSFTDVMCNPFYNPGDQIQSRAFDNMVTSMMVQVC from the exons ATGCTGTTACGTAAAAGAGGGAGGGTGGAAGCGAATCCGCCAGTACCCAAGATGGCGGTTTGTATTGCTGTGATCGCCAAGGAG aACTATCCACTGTACATCAAGAGCATTCCGACAGAAAATGAACTGAAGTTCCACTACACAGTCCACACGTCTCTTGATGTTGTGGATGAGAAAATCTCTGCTATGGGAAAAGCTCTTGTGGACCAGAGAGAGCTCTACCTGGGGTTGCTCTACCCAACTGAAGACTACAAAGT ATATGGCTACGTGACCAATTCCAAGGTGAAGTTTGTGATGGTGGTGGATTCTTCCAACACGGCACTCAGGGACAACGAAATCCGCAGT ATGTTCAGGAAGCTGCATAATTCCTTCACAGATGTCATGTGCAACCCCTTTTATAATCCCGGGGACCAGATCCAATCCAG GGCCTTTGACAACATGGTGACGTCCATGATGGTGCAAGTTTGTTGA
- the PABPN1L gene encoding embryonic polyadenylate-binding protein 2, which translates to MFGLGASPQFPDAESWWHNPPSLATANAPWDATEISAWQKHLEEETKLSPLQGDRKELLEVEDPELEAIKAKVREMEKEEEWLQELQAEAKNLIMRSEAGLDLPRTTQEKMEVDQRSVYVGNVDYGGSAEELESHFNSCGQINRVTILCDKFSGHPKGYAYIEFADKSSVKAAVELGESTFRGRIIKVLPKRTNMPGISSTDRGGSRGGFHGRGALPRRSSFCGGQRLRPRGRVYRGRGRLSPWYMPY; encoded by the exons ATGTTTGGACTTGGGGCAAG CCCCCAGTTCCCTGACGCTGAATCCTGGTGGCACAACCCTCCGTCTCTAGCCACTGCCAATGCCCCCTGGGATGCGACTGAAATCTCAGCTTGGCAGAAGCACCTGGAAGAAGAGACCAAGCTGAGTCCTCTGCAAGGAGATAGAAAGGAGCTCCTGGAAGTGGAAGACCCT GAACTGGAGGCCATCAAGGCCAAGGTCCGtgagatggagaaggaggaggagtggctgcaggagctgcaggcTGAAGCAAAGAACCTCATCATGAGATCAGAGGCAG GTCTTGATTTGCCTCGGACAACTCAGGAAAAAATGGAAGTTGACCAGCGCTCTGTCTACGTGGGAAAT GTGGATTACGGTGGAAGCGCAGAAGAGCTGGAGTCCCATTTCAACAGCTGCGGTCAGATCAACAGAGTTACTATCCTCTGCGACAAGTTCTCTGGTCATCCTAAAGG GTATGCCTACATTGAGTTTGCTGACAAGAGTTCTGTGAAGGCTGCTGTGGAGCTGGGCGAGAGCACTTTCAGAGGCCGTATCATCAAG GTGTTGCCCAAGAGGACCAACATGCCGGGCATCAGCTCCACGGACCGGGGCGGTTCCCGGGGTGGTTTCCATGGCCGGGGGGCTCTGCCTCGCCGCTCCAGTTTCTGCGGAGGGCAGCGTTTAAGGCCACGTGGAAGGGTGTACAG GGGCCGTGGAAGACTTTCTCCTTGGTACATGCCTTACTAG